The DNA region AGCATTATCATGCTGACCGGTTGGTCGATGCTCGACCCGCTCGTGAGCCTGTTCGTCGTCCTGGCAATTGTCCGAGGCGCCTGGCCACTCTTTAAAGAATCACTTGAGGTCCTATTGGAGTCCACTCCACCCGGCGTGAGCCCTGCACTCGTTGCGGCAACCATCGAGTCCATCCCCGGCGTGAAGAACGTCCATGACCTCCACATCTGGGCGGTGGAACCACGCCTCATCATGATGACGACCCACGTGCAAGTCGATGGCGGCGACCAGGCCCTCACGACCGACCTCCTCCAGACAATCCGGAATCGGGTGACCAACGAATTCAAGATCAAACACCAGACCATCCAACTCGAAACGGAATGCTGCCATCCCGAAGCCGTCCACTGCGACCTCTCCAAATTACACGACCAACATTCGCACGCGGAATTCCTGCACAGCCATCACTAGCTGGCCGGATACTGATCACTCGCCGGATGTTTGGAGGAGCACCATCCCCGGGTCCGAAGCCCGCACGTTCTACGAAATCTCTCCCATTTTCCCCAATGCTCGAGCCAGATTAATCCGCGCGGCATTCAAACGATACAATGCATCGATCGCGTTGTCTCTAGACCGAGCGAGCGAAAACAGGGCGTTCGTGAGTTCGAGATTGCTGGAGGAGCTCAGGATGCTGAACCGTTCACGGGCCAACTCCTGCTCCGAAGCCGCCGCTTCCAATCCACGCCTCGCAATCGCAACTTGCTCTCTCGCCGAGTCCAGCGTCATCAGGGCTTCGCGCACCTCGAGTGTCACCCGGTTCTGCACGACCGCCAACTTGAACAACTCCTGCTGAGCCAAACTACGCGACTCGCTGATCCGTCCCTCTCGTTGCCCGCCGTCGAAAATGGGAACCGACAACATCAGCGCCATGCTGTAGGTGTCCGCAGTGTTGTGCATGCGATTGCCGATCAGACCATAGTCTCCCTGGGCAACCAGCGACGGCAAGCGCTCGTCGGTTGTCGAGCGCAACGTGAGATCCGCCGCTTTGATCCGCTGCTTCGCAGCCTTGACCTCCGCTCGTTCTTGCATCGCTTCAACCAGAGCCTCCTGGAGCATCGGCACATGCGCCACCGACGATTTCAATTCATCGGTCAAGACCAGCCGGATGTCGAATTGAATGCCCAGAGCATTGATCAAGCCCAATTTGAAACGCTCCACTTCGCTGCGAGCCAGTGTCAGATGCTGCCGCTCATTCTCAAGTTGTGCCTCAGCGCGAGCGGTGTCCAAACCAGTCCCCATCCCTCCCCCACGCCGACTCCGGACAAACACTGCCAACTCCTGCAAGAGTTTCACATTCGCTTCACGAGCATCGACCGTCGCCTGCGCCCGCAGCACCTCCATATAGAGAAGGCCGACTTCGCCCATCGCATCATTCTTGGCCGTGTCGGATTCTAACTCCGCCACCTTCAACGCTTCGCGCGAGGCACGCCAGCGGTCGATCAAGCTCAGGCTGAAGAGGCTCTGCGTCGCACTCACTCGAGCATCGAAAATCGAAAACGGACTGGTGACATGCGGTGTCAGCCCGACCGTGCCGAGAAAAAATGTTTGGCGGGACTGCCGAACATTGCTGGAGAGATTTGGCAACAACGTCCCCAACTGCGTAAAGGCCGCAGCCTTGGCCTGCTCGACTCGTTCCTTGAACAATTTGACGGTAGGGTTATTGCCCATCGCCGCATCCATCGCATCCTTCAGGCTCAGACGCAGCTCAGGAAGCGGCATTACCGCGTCAGTTTCGGCCGCCGGAGCATCAAGCTGAGCGCCATACCACAAACTTCCGGTGAACAAGACCACGAGAAACCACTGCACAGAAGGAACGCGATCAATCATGTTGCTCACCATTTCCTTTCATTGCCCCCTCACCTAGCGAGTAGGGTCTCAATCGCATCGGACGTGCTTATATCTGCTTCATGTGGAACGTAGGGAGTTAGGGGAAGGAAGGAGCGACGCTCCCGCTACGGTGTATGAAAATGCACCGTACAGGGCAATCCGGCCGGGATATGGTGATCGGGGTTCGGAAGGTGAAGCCGCACCCCGAACGTTCCATTGGCGGTATCGATCACTCGATTCACCGTCTCGACCGTGGCCACATAGGGGGAGGATGTAGCGGAGTCCGGCACTACATCAGCGACCATCCCTGGGACGATCTTGTCGAGCCAAGCGAGCGGTGCGAACACCTCCACGCGTAGCGGATGAATTTGCGCAATCTTCAACACAGGAGACTGCCGCACCAACTCTCCCGGCGTGAGATAACGCTCGACCACCAGTCCAGTGATAGGACTGCGTATGGTTCGTAGCGCTAACTCAGCGGCGGCACGTTGGTACTCGAGTCGCGCCAGCTCATGTTCTTCTTTCGCTTCCAAGGCTGCGGCCTCAGCCACCCGGAGTTCAGTTTCGGCCTCATCCAGCTCGTTGTGCGCGATGGCCGAAGTTTTCCGCAGATCTCGTGCCCGCTCGACCTTGCGTACCCCATACTCCATCCGCACTTGCGTCGTCTTCAGCGCCGATTCAAGTTCGGACTTCGCCTTGGCAACCGCCACCGCAGCCCGCTCCCTGCTCGATTCCAGCACGGCCAACACCTGCCCTGCACCGACTAGATCTCCTTGATCCACCGTCACCGATTCAATCAGCCCTTCGACAGGGGTACCGACCGCAACCACCTGGGAAGGTTTGATCAGGCAACGCAATTCACTTCCGGCACCCGTATCCGCCCTCGCGGGCAGGGCCGCCAGCACAACCAGAATGAGACCCGTCGTGATACGCATGGAGAAGGACCGCATCCGGGGCCTACTTAGTGAACCGCACGGTGCATTTGAGCCCGGCCGGTAACTTGAAGTCCGGATTCGGCAACTCCAGGCGAACACCGAATGTCCCGCTGGCAGCATCGACGACCTTGTCGACCACCGTCACTTTGGCGGGAAACTCACCTTTGATCGGTTCCTCCGGCTTCACCATCGCAGACATCCCCACCGTGACTTTCCCAAGCAACCCCACCGGCGCATAGGCCTCCACTCGCAACGGATCGATCTGCGCAAGTTTAAGAATACGTTCTTGTTTGGGAAACTCCCCCGGATGCATATACCGTTCGACGACCACGCCGTTGATCGGACTTTTCATCGTGCGGAGCGCGATCTCGGCCGTCGTTCGATTCAGTTCCAAGTCAGCCAGACGCCGGTTGCTCAATTCGGCGTGAGCATGGGCCACCGCGCCGGTCGCCCGTTCCACGCTGGTATCCAACGTCGCCAGCACCTGGCCTTCTTTGACGACATCTCCGCGGTCCACGGTGATGCTCTCCAACATCCCTGCCACGGGCGAGGTCATCGTGATCGTCTGATAGGGATGAACGAGGCAGGTGAGATCGGCGGCACCCGCGACCGACCACCCACCAGCCATCAGCGGCACCAATAACAGGCTCACAAGGAAATTCAATCTCATCGCCGTCTCCATGTGGAACTGAACCATCGTTATTCCGTCCGTCCGGCAAAGGCCAACGCCGATTCCAATTGATCGTCGACTTTCAGCACAGCACGCCGCATGCGGGCATGCAATCGTTCCGCCGCCCGCTGCGCCCGGCGCATCAACCAACGCGATGGCGCTTGCCAGCCCCATCGAAGCGCCTGCGTGGCACACCATCGCCCGAACCGGGTCGCATGCGCAGCCACCACGTCATCCTCCAACGAAAGCAGCACCTGGTACGACCCCGGATCGCCTTGGCGACCACAGCGTCCGAACAACTGCCGATCGACTCGTCCCGCATCATGGCGCTCCGTCGCCAACACATGCAGGCCTCCACGCTCCGCCACCCCTGCGCCCAGGTGAATATCCGTACCGCGCCCAGCCATGTTGGTCGCGACCGTGATCTGCTCCGGCTCTCCGGCCTGCGCAACGATCTCGGCTTCCTCGCGGTCTTGTCTCGCATTGAGCACCCGATGCGGCAACCCGGCAGCAAACAACAATCGACTCACCCGCTCCGATGCCGCAACGGAACGGGTGCCGATCAGGACCGGCCGGCGCTGGCCGTGCAACCGAGCCACCGACTGAACCACCGCGGCCCATCGCGCCTCGGACGTTGCAAAGACCCGGTCTTGAAGACCGACTCGCTGCATCGGGCGATGCGCCGGAATGGTCACAACCCCAAGCCGGTAGACCGACCAGAGTTCGCCGGCCACCTCTCGGGCGGTACCGGTCATGCCGGATAACCGGAGATAGCGGCGGAAAAATCGCTGATAGCTGATGCGCGCAAGGGTGTCCTGACGCTCGCTGAGGGGGCAGGACTCTTTCACTTCAACCATTTGGTGCAGCCCGCGTTCCCACGACCGGTCCGCCATGACTCGCCCCGTGTACTCGTCCACGATCTGCACTTTTGCATCCTGGACGACGTACTGTGTGTCCCGTTCGAACAGATGCAGGGCCGACAACGCCTGCTCGATGAGATGCTCACGTCTGCCTCGCCCACGCCACATTCCACCGAACCCCTGAGTCAATTCCGTTGCACGAACCGACCCGGCCTCGGTCAACGTGACATGCCGCGAGCGCACATCCATGCGAGCCTCGCGACCGAGACGGAGCTGACGGGCCACGGCCAATGCCTGTTCGTAGACCAACCGTTCGTCGGCATCGTTTCCTCGTCCCGCAATGATGAGTGGTGTCCGCGCCTCATCCACCAACACGCTGTCCGCCTCATCGACAATGGCATAGTACAGGCCACGAAGCAGGAGGCCGTCGGTCTGACCGGGAGATGACACCCTGCGAAGCCGCCGTTGAATCTGAGCGGACTGCCGACCGATGGCCAGGCGATCCTTGAGATAATCGAACACCAGTTCCTTATTCGTGCAGTAGGTCACGTCACAGGCATAGGCTTGGCGCCGAGCCTCCGGCGTCAACCCATGCACGATCACGCCGACCGACAGGCCCAGCGCTCGATAAAGAGGTCCCATCAACTCCGCATCACGGCTCGCCAGGTAATCGTTGACGGTGACAATGTGCACCGGCAAACCCGCCAATGCGGCGGCGCAAGCCGGAAGCGTCGCGGTGAGGGTCTTGCCTTCACCGGTCTGCATCTCCGCAACCAGCCCCTGCAGCAGCGCATACCCGCCGAGGACCTGAACGTCGAAATGCCGCTGACGAAGAAGGCGGGCGGCTGCCTCGCGGACTAGGGCAAACACCTCGGCAACCAGTGGATCGGTCAACCCCTGTTTGACCAACGCCGCCCGTAGCGTCTCGGCAGCCGGTTGAAACTCGGTCTCTTTCAGGCATTCGTAAGTGATCGCCAGTCCGGACACGCGTTCCACAAACTCATGGCCCGCCCAGAGCCGGCTCCGCCAGCGCCGCGCGATCGGTCCGACCGCGCGTTGGGCACACGCATCGAGCCAGGGCAAGGTCGGCAGTACCCGTTCCGGATAGACCGCGCCGTGCACCACCTCAGGCAACAACGCACTCGTAGACTGAGGACACATCATGACCGCCCATCCCCTTCAATATCGGGCTAGACAGTGAAGCGCGAGAGGAACAGCTGACGGACCTGGCGATACCACTGGTCCGAAAGCGGCGACCAGCCATGCGAGAATCGAACGTGTACTCGTTCACCCACATGGATCAAACCCGCCTCCCCGGGGACAGACAGATCCACCTGAAACACACGTTGAACCGTCCGCATACCTTCCGCATCGGTCGGATCGACCGGCACCACGCCGCCGCCTTCGCTGCCGAGTGCCGCATGCGGCAGTTCGCTCACCGCCGAGGGAACAAGCCGCGCCACCCCAGCTCGATAACAATCCTCCACACGCTCCGCCAATCGGATTTCCACGCCGGCGTCCCGGGTGCGCACGAGATCGATATCCGCTTGAGCGACGACCGCCCGCACGGTGAGGCGACGATGATCCACGACGTGGGCCAACACCTCCCCCTGCTTGATGAAGCGTCCGGGCAGGTCTTGAGGAGCCGGCACGATCAACTGCCCCGCCGTATGGCTCCGGACCACCAGCTCATCCAGCCGTCGTTGAGTTCGAGCCAGTTGATCCCGCGCATAGGCCAACTCTTCCTCGATGATGGCCGCTTTCACCAGATCCACCGGCCGCTGCTCGGCATGGCGCGCCTGCAGTTCCTTTACCCTGGCAGCCAACACACGCGCCTCTGCCTGGAGCCGCGGATGTTCGGCGATGAACAGCACGTCTCCCGGCTGCACCAGGCTGTCGGGCTTGGCCACGACCTGTCGGACGAAGCCATCGGCCCCCGCTCGCACCACCGATTCATCGGGGGCCCACACGACCCCCTCCGCGATGGTATGAAACGGAGCCGGCATGAGGGAGAGCCCGCAGACCGGCAGGGCGAAAAGCACAGCGGTCACGGCCACGGCACGACCGCGCACCGCATCGATCGAGGGACTCCTGAACAGATAGGACAGCCCCTTGGCCACTGGCACCACAAGCATGCCCACGGCGGTCATCGCGGCGAACAGGATCCCCAGCAATGGAGACAGTTCCCCGAGAAACAGCAGAATGGCCACCGTCACCATCACCCGATACACGCTTGAGGCAACCCCATACCCGAGGAACCACGCCCGTTCGCCGGCCGTGGCGTCAGGGCGACTCACCTCACGGGCTCCAAACAGGTACCGCTCACACAAGTACCGAACATAAGCCGTGGCCCGCACCCGGAGATTCGGGATTTCGAGCCAATCCATCAGCATGTAATACCCGTCGAAGCGAAGCAGCGGATTGAGGTTGAACAACACCGTGCTCACGCCCGCGAGAAAAATCGTGTTGTAGGCCGCCGTGCGGACCAGCCCAGGTTCCGCATTGATCCAGACGACGAGGGCCAGTGCCGCCAGCGCCGCTTCGACCATCATGCCCGCCGCTCCAACCAACACACGCTGCCGCTTGTCGCGGAACGCCCATGCGGCGGAGGCCTCGCAATAGGGCACGGGCGTGAACACCAACAGCATCACGCCCAATTCATGAACCTCACCGCCGAAGGCCTTCGTCATGAAGCCATGTCCCAATTCGTGAAGCAGTTTGATGAGCGGAAACAGCAGCCAGAGGACCATCAATGAATGCGGCGTGGTCACCTGCGCAATCAGATCGTGGGTGAGGTCTGGCCAATGGAGCCCGCCGAGGACGAGACCCAGGCCAACCAGGCCCAGCCAGAGCAGGAAGCCCGGCCAGCTGATGAGCGGACGAACCACCGGCAACAGCGCGGTCAGAAACCGGTCGGGGTCGCACAGCGGCCAGCGCCAGGCAAACAGATTCGACAGGCGGCTCGCCCATTGCCGCCGGGCAATTCGATCGGCCCGCTCGGTCAGCTCTCCGGTGTCGGGCAGCACATCGCAGACGATGAGATCCGAGCCGTGCAACTGGGCCAGCAGCCGAATCACATCGTCCTGACTCGGCGCCTCGTCGCCCAGCGTCGCCGTCGCGGATTCCCAGATCGCCCGCACACTGTGCCGGCCGTCCATCAAGCCGATCAGGTGATAGGCCGCAGGGGCAAACCGGTGAAACCGATCCGACGCGCGATCCTGCAGGACGTACCACGTCCGGCCACGGTACTGGTGGCGCGCGAGTTCCACGTGACTGCGCAACCGCGGCTTCAACCGTTCGACGCGATACCAGGACGCGCTGAAAAATTCACCGGCCATATCTCCCCCAACACCCTGAGGACTTACGACTCAACACCGCCACCACATCATAAAATTGCGTACCCGCACGCCCTGTGCTAGGCTCCCCACCATGCAATCCCAACACGGCACACCAGTTCATCCTCGATCCCAGGATCCGATCCTTGAAGAAATGTTGCGCCGCCTGACGGGCGCCTTCCAACCGGAACGAGTCTATCTCTTCGGCTCTCGGGCTCGGGGAGAAGCCGGCCCTGACAGCGACTACGACCTATTGATGGTTGTGAAAGAGTCCGGCCTGCCGCGGTATCGACGCGAGCAAGAAGCATTTCGCGCATTGATCGGTGTCGGAGCCGCAAAGGATGTTCTTGTGCTGACGCGAGAGGAATTCGAGCGGAAGCGCACCGTGGTCTCCTCCCTCCCTGCCGCCGTCGAACGGGAAGGCATTCTGCTCTATGCAGCCTGAAACCGCCGTTGAAGCACGAGCATGGTTTCAGAAAGCGAGGAACGATCTGCGTGGCGCAGATATCGACCTGGCTGCCGCTCCTCCCCTCGTCGAAGATGCCTTGTTTCATTGCCAACAGGCTGCTGAAAAAGCGATGAAGGGCTACCTGACGGCGCATGAGCGCGTCTTTAGGAAAACGCATGACCTGGACGAACTCGCCCGAGCCTGTGAGGCGATTGACCCGACGTTGAAGGCGGTGCTGCTCGAAGCCAGAGATCTTACAGTGTTCGCCTGGGAGTTTCGTTACCCCGGCGATTCCCAAGTCCCGTCTGAGGGCGAAGCCGTGCAGACTCTCGCGTTGGCACGGCAGGTCGTCTCCGTCCTCCTCGACCGACTGCCCCCAACTATCCGACCTTAGCTGCATCGCATCGACTCTCGCGGCTCTGCTCGTCTTGTTCATCATGCAAGAGGGCACCGTCACGGCAGCCAGGCCCAGAGTTTCAGCCTCGCCTCATCCAGCACCTCGTGAGTCCAGATCCAGACCAACGACCGCTGATCCACCGCAATCTTGCCCACACCCTCCATGGCCGGCCGGAGTCGATTCGACGGTGGGGTCGTGAGTCTCGCTTCGACGCGAAAATAGTTGCGGCCCTCTTTGGCCATCGACACGGGCGTGATCTGCGTGACGGCAAAAGACAGCTCGTCATGCGGCAAGGAGGAGAGCAGCAGGGTGCCCGACTGCCCGATACGCAGCCCCGCCATGTCGCGGTCATCCACCTGGAGCACCACCCGATAGTCGTTCAACGGCGCGACCTCAAACAGGACCTGTCCTTCCTCCAGCGGAGATCCCAGTCGCTGGCTCCAATCTCCGCTCACAATCACGCCGGCAAAGGGCGCGATAATCTGAATGCGCGCGAGCTTATCGGCCGCCAAGGCCAGCTGGGCTTCCGCCTGCGCCAACTCCGCGGCCTTGATCTCGACCTTGGCCGCATCGCGATCCGCCAGGACCTGGCGATACTCCTTGGCCA from Nitrospira sp. includes:
- a CDS encoding TolC family protein, which gives rise to MIDRVPSVQWFLVVLFTGSLWYGAQLDAPAAETDAVMPLPELRLSLKDAMDAAMGNNPTVKLFKERVEQAKAAAFTQLGTLLPNLSSNVRQSRQTFFLGTVGLTPHVTSPFSIFDARVSATQSLFSLSLIDRWRASREALKVAELESDTAKNDAMGEVGLLYMEVLRAQATVDAREANVKLLQELAVFVRSRRGGGMGTGLDTARAEAQLENERQHLTLARSEVERFKLGLINALGIQFDIRLVLTDELKSSVAHVPMLQEALVEAMQERAEVKAAKQRIKAADLTLRSTTDERLPSLVAQGDYGLIGNRMHNTADTYSMALMLSVPIFDGGQREGRISESRSLAQQELFKLAVVQNRVTLEVREALMTLDSAREQVAIARRGLEAAASEQELARERFSILSSSSNLELTNALFSLARSRDNAIDALYRLNAARINLARALGKMGEIS
- a CDS encoding efflux RND transporter periplasmic adaptor subunit, whose amino-acid sequence is MRITTGLILVVLAALPARADTGAGSELRCLIKPSQVVAVGTPVEGLIESVTVDQGDLVGAGQVLAVLESSRERAAVAVAKAKSELESALKTTQVRMEYGVRKVERARDLRKTSAIAHNELDEAETELRVAEAAALEAKEEHELARLEYQRAAAELALRTIRSPITGLVVERYLTPGELVRQSPVLKIAQIHPLRVEVFAPLAWLDKIVPGMVADVVPDSATSSPYVATVETVNRVIDTANGTFGVRLHLPNPDHHIPAGLPCTVHFHTP
- a CDS encoding efflux RND transporter periplasmic adaptor subunit; this translates as MRLNFLVSLLLVPLMAGGWSVAGAADLTCLVHPYQTITMTSPVAGMLESITVDRGDVVKEGQVLATLDTSVERATGAVAHAHAELSNRRLADLELNRTTAEIALRTMKSPINGVVVERYMHPGEFPKQERILKLAQIDPLRVEAYAPVGLLGKVTVGMSAMVKPEEPIKGEFPAKVTVVDKVVDAASGTFGVRLELPNPDFKLPAGLKCTVRFTK
- a CDS encoding preprotein translocase subunit SecA, which produces MCPQSTSALLPEVVHGAVYPERVLPTLPWLDACAQRAVGPIARRWRSRLWAGHEFVERVSGLAITYECLKETEFQPAAETLRAALVKQGLTDPLVAEVFALVREAAARLLRQRHFDVQVLGGYALLQGLVAEMQTGEGKTLTATLPACAAALAGLPVHIVTVNDYLASRDAELMGPLYRALGLSVGVIVHGLTPEARRQAYACDVTYCTNKELVFDYLKDRLAIGRQSAQIQRRLRRVSSPGQTDGLLLRGLYYAIVDEADSVLVDEARTPLIIAGRGNDADERLVYEQALAVARQLRLGREARMDVRSRHVTLTEAGSVRATELTQGFGGMWRGRGRREHLIEQALSALHLFERDTQYVVQDAKVQIVDEYTGRVMADRSWERGLHQMVEVKESCPLSERQDTLARISYQRFFRRYLRLSGMTGTAREVAGELWSVYRLGVVTIPAHRPMQRVGLQDRVFATSEARWAAVVQSVARLHGQRRPVLIGTRSVAASERVSRLLFAAGLPHRVLNARQDREEAEIVAQAGEPEQITVATNMAGRGTDIHLGAGVAERGGLHVLATERHDAGRVDRQLFGRCGRQGDPGSYQVLLSLEDDVVAAHATRFGRWCATQALRWGWQAPSRWLMRRAQRAAERLHARMRRAVLKVDDQLESALAFAGRTE
- a CDS encoding nucleotidyltransferase domain-containing protein — its product is MQSQHGTPVHPRSQDPILEEMLRRLTGAFQPERVYLFGSRARGEAGPDSDYDLLMVVKESGLPRYRREQEAFRALIGVGAAKDVLVLTREEFERKRTVVSSLPAAVEREGILLYAA
- a CDS encoding HEPN domain-containing protein → MQPETAVEARAWFQKARNDLRGADIDLAAAPPLVEDALFHCQQAAEKAMKGYLTAHERVFRKTHDLDELARACEAIDPTLKAVLLEARDLTVFAWEFRYPGDSQVPSEGEAVQTLALARQVVSVLLDRLPPTIRP